A single genomic interval of Gossypium raimondii isolate GPD5lz chromosome 11, ASM2569854v1, whole genome shotgun sequence harbors:
- the LOC105761179 gene encoding transcription factor MYB97 produces the protein MMMMMMMRENNQFAAQNEGGGSLGNNGRNNGGVGVGREGEIVLKKGPWTATEDAVLAGYVRRHGEGNWNAVRKNTGLARCGKSCRLRWANHLRPNLKKGSFSPEEERIIIELHAKMGNRWARMATQLPGRTDNEIKNYWNTRVKRRQRQGLPLYPPDVQPHYSEHQHRQRHSHPSSPIPSPPPTTEPNSCFSFQTPIVSPHTSNPMPLHPLHIPHRPPPQNFLYNPHSALTTPPPPLQSPNSASTPAPLPSPNASTPPHISPLYSPHNPPPFPTLPLFDYPNITTDDDFFHSNKRFKHDGLQSNNYYNNHLDATSSSFTLPFSPMQHYSNGMTLDLPSSSRTAFNQDSGCFYPLKTDLRSNQINYDGMLENILQEARELAANGRGGNKEMPKEMMNSAQNEEEDYSRLINIDGLSSLGMAIPEWCNDSGESSERQPSVITDNENHLALDMHQIASLYPADISPNHAARSSSVRSWDKFPGLC, from the exons atgatgatgatgatgatgatgagagaGAACAACCAATTTGCTGCACAAAATGAGGGTGGTGGGTCCTTAGGTAACAATGGGAGGAACAACGGCGGTGTTGGTGTTGGAAGAGAAGGCGAGATAGTGTTGAAAAAGGGGCCATGGACAGCGACGGAGGATGCGGTGTTGGCGGGGTACGTGAGGAGGCATGGTGAAGGGAATTGGAATGCTGTGCGAAAGAACACAGGGTTGGCACGTTGTGGGAAGAGTTGTAGGCTTAGATGGGCTAACCATTTAAGACCAAACTTGAAGAAGGGATCTTTTTCTCCTGAAGAAGAAAGGATTATTATTGAGTTGCATGCTAAGATGGGGAATAGATGGGCTCGTATGGCTACTCAG CTTCCAGGAAGAACAGACAATGAAATCAAGAACTATTGGAACACAAGGGTGAAGAGAAGGCAACGCCAAGGCCTCCCACTTTACCCACCCGACGTCCAACCCCATTATTCCGAGCACCAGCACCGCCAGCGCCACTCACATCCGTCGTCACCCATCCCTTCTCCTCCGCCAACCACCGAACCCAACTCCTGTTTCTCCTTCCAAACTCCCATAGTGTCTCCCCACACCTCAAACCCCATGCCTCTTCACCCTCTCCACATCCCTCACAGACCACCACCTCAAAACTTCCTTTACAATCCTCATTCAGCCTTAACAACGCCGCCTCCGCCACTCCAAAGCCCGAATTCAGCCTCAACGCCGGCGCCTCTCCCTAGCCCGAACGCTTCAACACCACCCCATATCTCCCCACTCTACTCTCCCCATAACCCACCTCCTTTCCCAACTCTCCCTCTCTTCGATTATCCCAACATCACCACTGACGACGACTTCTTCCATAGCAACAAGCGGTTCAAGCATGACGGACTTCAAAGCAACAACTACTATAACAATCATCTTGATGCTACCAGCTCGAGCTTTACGTTGCCGTTTTCACCAATGCAGCACTATTCGAATGGAATGACACTCGATCTTCCTTCATCATCGAGGACAGCATTTAACCAGGATTCTGGGTGTTTTTACCCGCTGAAAACGGATCTCCGTTCGAACCAAATCAATTACGATGGGATGTTGGAGAATATACTGCAGGAAGCTCGGGAGCTGGCCGCCAATGGCCGCGGTGGCAACAAAGAAATGCCGAAAGAGATGATGAACTCTGcacaaaatgaagaagaagactaTTCGAGGCTAATCAACATTGATGGTCTTTCTTCCTTGGGCATGGCGATCCCCGAATGGTGCAACGACAGTGGCGAAAGCTCCGAGCGGCAACCCTCCGTAATAACAGATAATGAAAATCATTTAGCCCTTGATATGCATCAGATAGCTTCATTGTACCCTGCTGATATTTCGCCCAACCATGCTGCCAGGTCTTCGAGCGTTCGATCTTGGGACAAGTTTCCGGGATTGTGCTAA
- the LOC105801279 gene encoding G-type lectin S-receptor-like serine/threonine-protein kinase LECRK1, which translates to MTDWDASHEVEAQANVTVGKSLAADDTNTTWQSPSGVFAFGFHPITSKKDRFLLAIWYANIPEITIVWYANRDNPETDRGSTVELTETGFLVLNDSKGKELWRHWKLPLSNGLFDREAVDRTALFKVLKSDASGKIPTKSNQSDENQNEVVLILGVLLGTSAIFNFFSLAAISLIFFCLFRRRLGELKGAHSRRDLETNLQFFTYKDLEHATNGFKEELGRGAFGTVYKGELPSSYGDRIAVKKLDKFAQDGEREFKTEVKVIGQTHHKNLVRLIGYCDEAEHRLLVYEFMENGSLSSFLFGILRPSWQQRLQIASGIAKGLTYLHEECSKQIIHCDIKPQNILLDESLTAKISDFGLAKLLMNDKTRTKTGIRGTKGYVAPEWFRKIPVTVKVDVYSFGVMLLEIICCRRCVEVEIEEAAILTDWAFQCYSEGMIEKLVEDDEEARNDVGKLEKLLKVGIWCVQEEPMLRPSMRIVTMMLDGAIQVPDPPCPFSLNSISTSTKMD; encoded by the exons TTGAGGCTCAAGCAAATGTAACTGTAGGCAAGTCGCTTGCTGCAGATGATACAAACACCACCTGGCAATCGCCATCAGGTGTTTTTGCCTTTGGTTTTCACCCCATTACTAGTAAAAAAGATCGGTTTCTTCTTGCAATCTGGTATGCTAATATACCAGAAATAACTATAGTCTGGTATGCTAATCGAGATAACCCCGAAACCGATAGAGGATCGACGGTGGAACTCACCGAGACCGGTTTTCTTGTTCTTAACGACTCTAAAGGAAAAGAGTTGTGGAG ACACTGGAAATTACCACTTTCCAACGGATTGTTTGACAGAGAGGCTGTTGATCGAACAGCTCTATTTAAGGTACTAAAGTCGGATGCCTCGGGGAAAATCCCGACCAAGTCGAACCAGAGTGACGAAAATCAAAATGAAGTTGTATTGATCCTTGGAGTTCTGTTAGGCACCTCTGCaattttcaacttcttttctTTAGCTGCAATTTCTCTGATCTTCTTCTGCTTATTCCGAAGAAGGCTTGGGGAATTGAAAGGTGCTCATAGCAGAAGAGATTTAGAGACTAATCTGCAGTTTTTCACATACAAAGACCTTGAACATGCCACGAACGGATTCAAAGAAGAACTTGGAAGGGGAGCTTTCGGCACGGTTTATAAAGGAGAATTGCCATCAAGCTATGGAGATCGTATTGCAGTCAAGAAACTCGACAAGTTTGCTCAAGACGGCGAAAGGGAATTCAAAACTGAAGTGAAGGTCATCGGCCAAACTCACCACAAGAACTTGGTCAGACTAATTGGCTATTGTGATGAAGCCGAACATAGacttttggtctacgagttcaTGGAAAACGGATCATTGTCAAGCTTCCTTTTCGGAATTTTAAGGCCTAGTTGGCAACAAAGACTGCAAATTGCATCAGGGATTGCAAAAGGCCTCACATACTTACACGAAGAATGCAGCAAACAAATCATCCATTGCGACATAAAGCCACAAAACATACTATTAGACGAATCCCTCACCGCGAAAATATCCGATTTCGGGTTGGCAAAGCTTCTTATGAACGACAAAACACGAACGAAAACCGGCATACGAGGGACAAAAGGCTATGTAGCACCAGAATGGTTTCGAAAAATCCCGGTTACGGTCAAGGTCGATGTCTACAGCTTCGGGGTAATGTTATTAGAGATCATATGTTGCAGAAGATGTGTGGAAGTTGAAATTGAGGAAGCAGCAATATTAACAGATTGGGCTTTTCAGTGTTACAGCgaagggatgattgaaaaactAGTTGAAGACGATGAAGAAGCTAGAAATGATGTTGGGAAATTGGAGAAGTTATTAAAAGTGGGGATTTGGTGCGTTCAAGAAGAGCCAATGTTAAGGCCTTCCATGAGGATTGTTACAATGATGCTTGATGGAGCAATCCAAGTTCCTGATCCACCATGCCCTTTCTCACTCAACTCCATTTCAACATCTACTAAAATGGACTAG